TAATTAGAATAGTTTTACCTACTGCAACCCAGATATAATCATAATGGCCTCAAGTAACTCGAGAACTGTCAGAGCTAGGTTGCTCCAATTGAGGCAATGGACTGCTTGAggcaatgcaattaaaaaaacatgaCGAGGCATAAGAATATGTTGTTGCAAATGATCGAGTAAACATGGGATGCCTTGCGAATACATTGAGATCGTTTAGCTAATGTCTAGCCAGGTGATTTTAGTCAGAACATTTGTATATGGCATTTGGTTAAAATTAGTTGCTTTCGTTTTTCAAATTCACGTTATTTAGACATCAACAATGCTTGCATGAGCGTGGCGTCTCCTCTTTCTGTTTGCAGACGAAATTCAAAGGAAACGGAGtaaagtacacacacacacacacacacacgcatttatcGTGAGGGTTAACAATTGGCGAGCAGGATGTGCGacgtgcagcagctgctctgcGATCTGGGGCAGACGTTCAACAAATTCAAGGAGCTGCGACGCATCGAGCTGCTCAAGGTGCTCGGCCAGGTGCGTTGCTGTGAATGCGGCCACAGGCAGCGCATGCTGAGGGCTCGCGAACGGGCCGGCAAATGGCCGTCGCGCACACTTCAATTGCTTACCGCCTGCTTTATCCTCATGTTAGCGTTGCTCATCTGCTGGCTACACTTGGCGCGCAGATTCAATCATGCCCAAACGCACGGCAGCGGCGGCTGTCCCCCAACCTTATTCTATACCTACACCGACTGCGATGTCTATGTTTAGCATTCGCTCATTTCCGGTTAATTAGAATCGATTTATTGAACAGCCGCAAATCCTGACGCCAAGCTTCCAGCTAAAGAAACTCTCCATTTCAGTTTTCCACATTTTGGTATGTAACttctattttttatgcatcgaaaagttatatttgaaaataatccCAACCTGTTCTTTATTTTAGGTCAGCCCGCAAGAAGCTCTGAATGATTGTCAGCTTTTAGattgttttatcatataaattaaaaagtttttatttatctataaaAGTTGATTTTCTTTTGCTAAGAACTTATTGGCACTCGGTATCTATCAGACTTCGATTTCACAAATTCTTTGTCAAAGTTCCCTAAAGAATATCAAGTTTTATCCCGCTCTGTACCCAAGAAACTCGGGATCTGTCAGGCTAAGAGTTGCCAAATTTGGTATACAAATTCTACAACAAATATTAGAGATTCCAAAAGAATATCAAGTTTTACCCCCCTCCATAGCCAAGGAACTCGGGATCTGTCGAGCCCAAAGCTgtcaaatatgatatatagctTATTCTACAAGAACTAAATGAAGTCTCTTCGAGAATATCTagttttttctctctctgtaCCCAAGGAACTCGGGATCTATCaggcatatagctgccaaattTGGTACACAGCTTCTTCTAAAAGAACTACGTGATGCCTGCTAAGGAATATCAGGCTCCGCCCATCTGTACCTCAGGAACTCGGGATCTATCAGACTTAGAATAAACCTTAACCTGCTTAGAGTAAACCAATATAatctatttgcatatttacCAACTTCTAATCTCAACTCCTATAAAATcgaataaaaatgcaaaaatatataatttctgTTAATTTTAAAAGCTGCTTGTCAAATGAGCACAACAGAGGGCGCCAGCTAATGGCtaccaagaaaaaaaaaaaaagaaaaaagaagaaaatctTTCTAAAACctgcaaaaacaaattccTTTTCAATTCactaaacagcaacaaaaacaaaagcaacaaaaaaaaagtaggcGATGCTTAACGCAaattgcacaaacacacaaaaaatgtttgtgcaACAGAGTAACAACACGCCCCCCTCTCCTCTTCCCATCTCCCCCTACCCCACTCCATTAAGGCTAAAATCAACATTTgctaaataagaaaaaaaagctgctaaaaaaagtaaaagaaatgagaaacaaaatcaacaaatgcGCAGCACAAACTAAACCAGAGCAAGAGGGGCGCGTAGAGAGGGGGCGGTGGGTGTGCCAATGGGCGGCAGCCACGCCCATAAGCACAGCTTGTCGTTGGCGTTGCGTTTAGTTTTTCGCTGaatagtttttcaatttttctt
This window of the Drosophila virilis strain 15010-1051.87 chromosome X, Dvir_AGI_RSII-ME, whole genome shotgun sequence genome carries:
- the LOC6634796 gene encoding uncharacterized protein isoform X2, producing MCDVQQLLCDLGQTFNKFKELRRIELLKVLGQRCSSAGYTWRADSIMPKRTAAAAVPQPYSIPTPTAMSMFSIRSFPVN
- the LOC6634796 gene encoding uncharacterized protein isoform X1, coding for MCDVQQLLCDLGQTFNKFKELRRIELLKVLGQVRCCECGHRQRMLRARERAGKWPSRTLQLLTACFILMLALLICWLHLARRFNHAQTHGSGGCPPTLFYTYTDCDVYV